A stretch of Palaemon carinicauda isolate YSFRI2023 chromosome 36, ASM3689809v2, whole genome shotgun sequence DNA encodes these proteins:
- the LOC137628574 gene encoding uncharacterized protein, whose amino-acid sequence MTNLLYAVLTYMQAPNDKLGSDVIAFAKRFRKQVNKNGVLRVKLASVIMRTCPGLPDRPCGTFISAVETDPHTLCPCCRGQRCDSGNKCVAEGLVSPVPAQRTREKLCPTVSPRAHPSQGSPSSLPERHLFSSSSSLQSAAEEPRRRSPTVPDMVLNLSADRSRSTSVEGRPFKGHADLTLDRPADLSSPFLAADALYVPTNPDYHSQRASACLCASACLHASACLCASARLHTSACLCDSARLRASTHLRARAPLRAINLLRANNALRVSALLLVSACQRYPARQLSPARQHSPLSSAPALSCALALSCAPAICCAPAFSQAPSLSPAPAPTYTHHSCAPTILGSGRCREVKDFYTPALANEPPAISSAPSLASTPSLASTPSLASAQSHAFTCSRLEDMRARTSSPAVMRRYPDTRPCTQVQTARLRARAHNQPPAHSHVSPARTRTIIPPREHARVNSLPRATPGIPHSASAITFSRVRAITLPRVSANTLPRVRLQDNARQGRHRHIPSLQAQNNALGGGRIKRGVSDAVTSLRTKLSPRKPSRQVPSHPHTSSSSLSDEDFPSSGESREVGHSPIAPMRKTPPCVEKSSRVGAEKNLPPSLLESCILPRKESKDSKTIPKSSTRLRTEPASHYENVRDSPQEEHLGTRDFAAGSISGGELQESEHAFWQVLTIMRTLNGFADPEIPPREGKDTVLVRVFGTKKPSKASAALPWSRG is encoded by the exons ttttgagggtgaagttggcctctgtgattatgcgcacctgtcctggattacctgaccgcccttgtggaacattcatatcggcggtcgagacggaccctcataCCCTTTGCCCTtgctgtagaggtcaacggtgtgatagtggtaataagtgtg tagctgaaggcttagtttctcccgttcctgctcaacgtACGAGGGAGAAACTATGTCCAACAGTTTCTCCT agggcgcatccgtcgcaaggctcgccttcctctttgccggaGAGGCACCTCTTCagttcatcatcgtcgttgcagtccgccgcagaggagcctcgtcggCGTTCGCCGACTGTTCCTGATATGGTCCTgaacctctcagcggatcgttcgcgatctacttcggtggaaggtcgtcctttcaaagggcacgccgaccttacACTCGATAGACCTGCTGACCTgtcgtcgccgttcctggcagctgatgcgctctACGTGCCAACGAATCCCGACTATCATAGTCAG cgcgccagcgcttgcctgtgcgccagcgcttgcctgcacgccagcgcttgcctgtgcgccagcgctcgcctgcacaccagcgcttgcctgtgcgacagcgctcgcctgcgcgccagcactcaccttcGCGCCAGAGCGCCACTGcgtgccatcaacctcctgcgcgccaacaacgccctgcgcgtcagcgctctcctgctcgtcagcgcttgcCAGCGCTAtcctgcgcgccagctctctcctgcgcgccagcactctc cgctctccagcgcgccagcgctctcctgcgcgctagcgctctcctgcgcgccagcgatctgcTGCGCACCAGCGTTCTCCCAGGCGCCATCGCTCTCTCCCGCGCCAGCGCCCACATACACCCATCactcctgcgcgcccacaatccTCGGATCTGGGAGATGTAGGGAAGTCAAGGACTTCTAcacaccagcgctcgccaacgagCCACCTGCTATCTCCAGCGCaccatccctcgccagcacgccatccctcgccagcacgccatccctcgccagcgcgcaatCGCACGCGTTCACCTGCTCACGCCTCGAGGATATGCGCGCGCGGACATCTTCTCCAGCAGTTATGCGCCGCTATCCTGACACGCGCCCATGCACACAGGTTCAGACTGCGCGCCTGCGCGCAAgagcgcacaatcagcctcctgcgcactcTCATGT CAGTCCCGCGCGCACGCGTACCATCATTCCCCCGCGTGAGCACGCACGcgtcaacagtctcccgcgcgcgaccccgggtattccccatagCGCGAGTGCCATTACGTTCTCCCGCGTGAGAGCCATTACGCTCCCCCGCGTGAgcgccaataccctcccgcgcgtgaggctgcaggacaacgcaaggcaaggtcgccatcgccatattccctccctgcaagcgcagaacaACGCGCTCGGCGGTGGAAGG ataaaaagaggagtttcggacgcggtgacttctctaagaactaagctgtctcctcgtaagccctcgAGGCAGGTTCCCTCTCACCCCCACACTTCGTCTtcctccctgtcggacgaggatttcccgtcctcaggggagtcacgtgaggtgggacactcccccatcgcaccaatgaggaaaACTCCACCttgcgttgaaaagtcttcccgggtaggggcggagaagaacttgccCCCGTCTTTGTTAGAGTcctgcatccttcccaggaaggagtcaaaGGACTCGAAGACAATACCAAAATCCTCGacgagacttaggacggagccagctagtcactATGAGAACGTCcgtgattctccccaagaagagcatTTGGGGACAAGAGACTTCGCTGCAGGTTCGATatccggaggagaactacaggagtcagaacatgcattttggcaggttctgactattatgaggactctcaatgggtttgccgacccagagattccccctcgagagggcaaagacacggtcttggtcCGAGTATTTGGAACtaaaaaaccttctaaggccagtgcggctctgccctggtctcggggttaa